The following proteins come from a genomic window of Actinomycetota bacterium:
- a CDS encoding thioredoxin family protein, with the protein KLSLTEKNVIDACAELNLATDISHLYDVREYAKLGVMMIPAMIVDGKVVVSGRVPTVEEVKKLLY; encoded by the coding sequence AAAATTATCTTTAACAGAAAAGAACGTGATTGATGCCTGTGCTGAACTGAACCTTGCCACCGATATCTCTCACCTTTATGATGTAAGAGAATATGCAAAGCTCGGTGTAATGATGATACCAGCAATGATTGTGGATGGCAAGGTTGTAGTATCTGGAAGAGTACCCACGGTGGAGGAGGTAAAGAAGCTCCTCTACTGA